AGATTTTTAACCTTAGGAGTCAGTGATAATGACCGAATTTAAGCACGAAACAGTATTATTACACGAAGCCGTAGCTGGATTAAACGTCCATCCAACTGGCGTCTATGTGGACTGTACCCTAGGTGGGGGCGGACATAGTGCTTTGATTTTGTCGCAGCTGACCACGGGACATTTATATGCGTTTGATCAAGACCAAACCGCCATTACCTACAATGAAACGCACCTGCGTCCTTATTTACAGGAACAAGAGGTGACCTTCATTCACGATAACTTTCGCCATTTAAAAGCAGATTTAGCTGCTCAAGGAGTTCGGGACGTGGACGGAATCGTGTATGACCTCGGGGTTTCTTCGCCCCAATTTGATGATGCCGAACGGGGCTTTAGCTATCAACGAGACGCTCGCTTAGATATGCGGATGGATCAGCGGCAAAGTTTAGACGCCTACCAAGTAGTCAACCAGTGGCCTTATGAGGATTTAGTGCGCATTTTCTTTCGATACGGGGAAGAAAAGTTCTCCAAGCAGATTGCCCGTAAAATTGAACGAGAGCGCCAACAACAATCCATTGAAACGACGACCCAGCTAGCCGAGTTAGTGAAGTCAGCGATTCCGGCTGCTGCGCGGCGACATGGCGGAAACCCGGCTAAACGGGTTTTTCAAGCCATTCGGATTGCAGTTAATGATGAACTGGGAGCCCTAGAGGAATCGTTGGAACAGGCGTTAACGCTTTTAAAACCGCACGGACGCTTAGCCGTCATTACGTTTCAGTCATTGGAAGATCGCTTGGTCAAACGAATTTTTAAAGAGCAAACCACGATTCCGGATTTGCCTCCCAACTTACCGGTGATTCCGGCGGAGTTGGAGCCGCACTTCCAGCTCGTTGCCAAAAAACCAATTCGACCAAGTACGGTAGAACAGACTGAAAATCATCGTTCTCACAGCGCCAAGTTACGCATTATTGAAAGAATCAAGTAGGAGGTTTCATTGTGGCACAGAATGGTCTCGCTGAACGACAAAGACAAATAAGCTCAAATCAAAATTCACGAACAAACAGACATCAACAACAAGGGAGACAACCAGTTCCTCACTTACGCTTGTCGGCTTTTGAAAAAACCATCATGGTTACCGGGGTGTGCTTGATGGTAATGTTAATGATTACCGTAGTTTCTGCGAAAAACCAACTTAATCATTCCCAACGAACTTTACAAAACGTGACGACGAAAAATACACGTTTGAACCGGCAGAACCAAATTTATCGTCAGGAATTAGATAGCAGAGAAGTGAAAGCCATTAATCACGTTGTTAAACAAGATAAGCTATCCATTGCAGACTCAAATGTAAGGAATGTAACTCGATGAGTAAGAAGCAAACGAAGATGAATAATCAAAGGAAAGCGGTTAAAACCAGACAGCTGGCGGGTAAGAGCTTCTT
This genomic stretch from Fructilactobacillus carniphilus harbors:
- the rsmH gene encoding 16S rRNA (cytosine(1402)-N(4))-methyltransferase RsmH; this translates as MTEFKHETVLLHEAVAGLNVHPTGVYVDCTLGGGGHSALILSQLTTGHLYAFDQDQTAITYNETHLRPYLQEQEVTFIHDNFRHLKADLAAQGVRDVDGIVYDLGVSSPQFDDAERGFSYQRDARLDMRMDQRQSLDAYQVVNQWPYEDLVRIFFRYGEEKFSKQIARKIERERQQQSIETTTQLAELVKSAIPAAARRHGGNPAKRVFQAIRIAVNDELGALEESLEQALTLLKPHGRLAVITFQSLEDRLVKRIFKEQTTIPDLPPNLPVIPAELEPHFQLVAKKPIRPSTVEQTENHRSHSAKLRIIERIK